DNA sequence from the Alkaliphilus metalliredigens QYMF genome:
GTGGGGCATGGGGTTCGATATGCCCAAGAGGGGTTTGATGGCATCATTCAAATTTACCCCTTTACATGTATGCCTGAAATTGTGGCCCAAAGTATTTTACCTAAGGTGGAAACGGATTATAATACACCTTATTTATGTTTAATTGTAGATGAGATGACAGGTGAGGCGGGGTTTAACACACGAATAGAAGCTTTTACTGATCTTTTACAACGGAGAAAGGAGCTAAGGCATAATGAAAAACTGTTATCTGGGAATTGATGTTGGTTCTGTTAGTACAAATATTGTACTAATGGGTGAAGATAAAAAGATATTAGTCAAGGCATATACACGAACCCAGGGAAAACCCATAGAGGCCATTCAAAGAGGCTTCAAGGAGATTCAAACGAAGCTAAAGGAAAAGGTAATTGTAAAGGGTGTAGGGTCAACGGGCAGCGGTAGACATCTTGCTTCAATGATTGTTGGGGCAGATATTGTGAAAAACGAAATCACTGCCCACGGTATTGCTGCTTTGAGTTTTGTAGATGGAGTGCGAACCATATTAGAAATTGGTGGACAGGACTCCAAAATTATTTTATTGAGAGACGGTGTCATCAGTGACTTTGCAATGAATACAGTCTGTGCAGCAGGTACTGGATCTTTTTTAGATAGACAAGCCGCACGGCTAGGCATTGAAATTGAAGACTTTGGGGACGAAGCCCTCAAATCCGCAAATGCAGTGCGAATTGCAGGAAGGTGTGCGGTATTTGCAGAGTCAGATATGATCCATAAGCAGCAATTAGGACATAATCAGGAGGATATTATTAAGGGACTTTGTGATGCCCTTGTTAGAAACTTCTTAAATAATCTGGGGAAGGGAAAAGAGATTCTGGGACCCGTTGTGTTTCAAGGAGGGGTAGCAGCCAATATTGGCATCAAAAAATCCTTTGAAGAAGCCCTAGGTTTTGAGGTTTATGTGCCGCCTCACCACGAAGTCATGGGGGCAATTGGCTGCTGTCTATTAGCACAGGAGCATCACATAAAGGGAAATAAAACAAAGTTTGAAGGATTTGAGCTGGCGAACTCAGGATACCAAGTCAAGGGTATCGAGTGTGAAGATTGTGCCAATCTATGTGAAGTCATTGAAATATTTAAGGATGATAACCTTATGGCCAGATGGGGAGATAAATGTGGTAAATGGAGTGATTTAGTAAAAGAGAATAATGAAAATGAAAAGTTAGCGTAAAACCCCAATTTGGGGTTTTTTTTACTTAATTAGTTTGAAGTTGCAAAAAGATGGATATAATATATAATGGTATTGCAAAGAATTTGCATTTAGAAAAATAATGGAGGTGTTTACTACAATGAAAAAAAGAATTTTCACAGTGATTTCACTACTGATGATGGTTATGTTAATACTGGGGGGTTGTGCCCAAGAGAGTGAAGTGAGTGATCAAAACACAGAAGAAATACAAGAAGCGCAGAAAATAAAAGTATTTGCTAGTTTTTACCCTCTTTATGACTTTGCAGGTAAAATTGGAGGAGACAGAATTGATCTTCAAACAATTGTTCCTGCAGGAACTGAGCCCCATAGTATTCGAAATACCCACAAGAACATTAGCCCATCTTGAGGCGGCAGATGTATTTATTTATAATGGAGCGGAAATGGAACCCTGGATTGACC
Encoded proteins:
- a CDS encoding acyl-CoA dehydratase activase, yielding MKNCYLGIDVGSVSTNIVLMGEDKKILVKAYTRTQGKPIEAIQRGFKEIQTKLKEKVIVKGVGSTGSGRHLASMIVGADIVKNEITAHGIAALSFVDGVRTILEIGGQDSKIILLRDGVISDFAMNTVCAAGTGSFLDRQAARLGIEIEDFGDEALKSANAVRIAGRCAVFAESDMIHKQQLGHNQEDIIKGLCDALVRNFLNNLGKGKEILGPVVFQGGVAANIGIKKSFEEALGFEVYVPPHHEVMGAIGCCLLAQEHHIKGNKTKFEGFELANSGYQVKGIECEDCANLCEVIEIFKDDNLMARWGDKCGKWSDLVKENNENEKLA
- a CDS encoding metal ABC transporter solute-binding protein, Zn/Mn family, which produces MKKRIFTVISLLMMVMLILGGCAQESEVSDQNTEEIQEAQKIKVFASFYPLYDFAGKIGGDRIDLQTIVPAGTEPHSIRNTHKNISPS